The genomic DNA CGGCGCCGGCGTCGTCGCCAAGGTCGTCGAGTAATATTCGGGCGCAACGGCGTCTTGCTGTGAACGGGCCCGAGCGCCCAAGGGTGAAATGATGGATACGCAGAATATTCGCATTCGGCTGAAGGCGTTTGACCATCGACTTCTGGACCAGTCCACGAAGGAGATTGTCAACACGGCGAAGCGTACGGGTGCTCGCGTTCGCGGCCCGGTGCCTCTGCCGACGCGAATCGAGAAGTTTACGGTGCTGCGGGGCCCGCACATCGACAAGAAGTCGCGTGAACAGTTCGAGATGCGGACGCACAAGCGCCTTCTGGACATCGTCGATCCGACTCCGCAGACCGTGGACGCGCTGATGAAGCTCGACCTGGCCGCCGGCGTCGACGTCGAGATCAAGCTGTAAGGCCGGGAGTAGCGGAAGATGCGTACCGGATTGATCGCCCAGAAGCTGGGCATGACGCGGGTCTTCAACGAGGAGGGGAGCCATATCCCCTGCACCGTTCTGAAGATCGATGGCTGCCAGGTGGTTGCCGTCCGCACCGAGGAGAAGGACGGCTACAACGCCGTGCAGCTCGGTGTCGGGAAGGCCAAGGTGAAGAACGTCTCGAAGGCCAATCGCGGCCATTTCGCGAAGGCCAATGTGGAGCCGCGCAAGAAGCTGGCCGAGTTCCGCGTCAGCGCCGACGCGCTGCTGGAGCCGGGCCAGGAGATCTCTGCCGCGCATTTCGTCGCCGGCCAGAAGGTCGATGTGACGGGCACCAGCATCGGCAAGGGCTTCGCTGGCGTCATGAAGCGGCACAATTTCGGCGGTCTGCGGGCAACGCACGGCGTGTCGATCTCGCACCGCTCGCATGGTTCGACCGGTCAGCGCCAGGATCCGGGCCGCGTCTTCAAGGGTAAGAAGATGGCCGGTCACATGGGCGATGTCCGGGTGACCACTCAGAGCCTGGAAGTGGTTGCCAGCGACGAGGATCGCGGTCTGATCCTGGTCAAGGGTGCCATCCCCGGTTCCAAGGGCGGCTGGGTGCTGGTCCGCGACGCGGTGAAGGCGAAGCTGCCGGAGGGCCTGCCCTTCCCGGCGAAGCTGATCGAGGCCGCTACTGCGGAAGCGCCTGCGGAGACGCCGGCTGAAACCCCGGCCGTCACTGAGGCCGAGAATGATGGCGCCGAAGCGCCCGAGAACAAGGACTGAGACGATGAAGGTCACGGTCAAGAACCTTGAAGCCGCCGACGTCGGCGCGATCGAACTGGACGAGGCCGTCTTCGGCGTCGATGTCCGGGCCGACCTGCTGTCGCGCGTGGTGCACTGGCAGCTTGCCAAGCGCCGTTCCGGCAACCACAAGACCAAGGGTATCAGCGAGATCGCCGGTACCACGAAGAAGCCCTACAAGCAGAAGGGCACCGGTCGCGCCCGCCAGGGCAGCACCCGTTCGCCGCAGTTCCGCGGCGGTGCGACGATCTTCGGTCCGGTGGTCCGCGATCACGGCTACGATCTGCCGAAGAAGGTCCGCAAGCTGGGCCTGAAGACGGCGCTGGCCGCGAAGCTGAAGGACGAGAAGCTGATCGTCCTCGACGACGCCAAGCTGTCCGAGCCGAAGACGAAGGAGCTGAAGGCGCAGCTGGAGAAGCTGGGCATCACCTCGGCCCTGATCG from Oceanibaculum indicum P24 includes the following:
- the rpsJ gene encoding 30S ribosomal protein S10, encoding MDTQNIRIRLKAFDHRLLDQSTKEIVNTAKRTGARVRGPVPLPTRIEKFTVLRGPHIDKKSREQFEMRTHKRLLDIVDPTPQTVDALMKLDLAAGVDVEIKL
- the rplC gene encoding 50S ribosomal protein L3; protein product: MRTGLIAQKLGMTRVFNEEGSHIPCTVLKIDGCQVVAVRTEEKDGYNAVQLGVGKAKVKNVSKANRGHFAKANVEPRKKLAEFRVSADALLEPGQEISAAHFVAGQKVDVTGTSIGKGFAGVMKRHNFGGLRATHGVSISHRSHGSTGQRQDPGRVFKGKKMAGHMGDVRVTTQSLEVVASDEDRGLILVKGAIPGSKGGWVLVRDAVKAKLPEGLPFPAKLIEAATAEAPAETPAETPAVTEAENDGAEAPENKD
- the rplD gene encoding 50S ribosomal protein L4, which gives rise to MKVTVKNLEAADVGAIELDEAVFGVDVRADLLSRVVHWQLAKRRSGNHKTKGISEIAGTTKKPYKQKGTGRARQGSTRSPQFRGGATIFGPVVRDHGYDLPKKVRKLGLKTALAAKLKDEKLIVLDDAKLSEPKTKELKAQLEKLGITSALIVDGAVDENLKKAASNLIGIDVLPQIGANVYDILRRDTLVLTKNAIEALEARLK